In Drosophila teissieri strain GT53w chromosome 2R, Prin_Dtei_1.1, whole genome shotgun sequence, the following proteins share a genomic window:
- the LOC122612541 gene encoding protein DEK isoform X1: MPSPHEKDANKAAETAAKENAADKVSDVENASAAAGVAKAEGAQPERGPKDAAESPAAADAPASAATDDVADKKAKGDSTAVSNPESDAVAADKKEKSPSPALKKSNNKDAKKEENSEKDEENTEDGDEPEEGDEKASDEEIEKKKSKSDAEDKKKEATDESKPKSGADKPKKPEPKAKNGKVAKEEDDDEEDEDDEDAEDDDGEENDGLDKNNEVAEDDENVVALAEIDRINENINKTRVDGLQTLHAICFGAQGKNNVVKKNLRSFAGFEFAKDSAEYNKKLEAIKKVDNKGLRSICEILTLDRKGSKNETVLRVLKFLMEPDESLCLEQGDEEEEEDPEDEDLDEDDEDPPSEEDKKRKSGKSSGGSGRGSARNSTGRPRRATAGKKMSAYVDFSSSEESEQKVAVPKRRRNDDSESGSDYNPSANSDSDGRGGGAGAAGRKVPSRGGRGRPARKSRRRNSDSEEEEESEVSEADSDVPKRKRGSVGKRGRPAAPASAGRRGRGRGAASRKRKDSDSEDEEVSEDEDEEDVSDFASDQSEEERPKKSKKPITPAKNSKANNKSKPAGKADSRSKKSKKESSEEDDDVDDKDESDEDEPLTKKGKQAFPTDEQIRGYVKEILDKANLEEITMKTVCKQVYAKYPDFDLTDKKDFIKATVKALIAT, encoded by the exons ATGCCATCGCCGCACGAAAAGGATGCTAACAAAGCGGCAGAAACGGCAGCCAAAGAAAATGCCGCCGATAAGGTAAGCGATGTGGAAAATGCATCGGCCGCCGCGGGGGTGGCGAAAGCTGAGGGGGCCCAGCCGGAAAGGGGGCCCAAAGATGCAGCCGAATCCCCCGCCGCTGCCGACGCCCCTGCCTCTGCCGCCACTGATGACGTCGCTGATAAAAAAGCCAAAGGAGACTCAACGGCAGTTTCAAATCCCGAATCGGATGcag TTGCAGCGGACAAAAAGGAGAAATCCCCCTCGCCGGCACTAAAGAAGTCCAACAATAAGGATGCTAAAAAGGAGGAGAACTCCGAAAAGGACGAAGAGAACACGGAAGACGGCGATGAACCAGAGGAGGGTGATGAGAAGGCGAGCGATGAAGAGATTGagaaaaagaaatccaaatCAGATGCAGAGGACAAGAAGAAGGAAGCCACTGATGAGTCCAAGCCAAAGTCCGGAGCCGATAAGCCTAAGAAACCCGAGCCCAAGGCCAAAAATGGCAAGGTGGCCAAAgaagaggacgacgacgaggaggacgaggatgatgaGGATGCCGAAGATGATGACGGAGAGGAGAACGATGGCCTGGACAAGAACAACGAGGTGGCCGAAGATGATGAGAATGTCGTGGCTCTAGCCGAGATTGATCGCATCAATGAGAATATCAATAAGACTCGTGTAGATGGCCTGCAAACATTGCATGCG ATCTGCTTTGGCGCCCAGGGCAAGAACAATGTGGTCAAGAAGAACTTGCGCTCCTTTGCCGGTTTCGAGTTTGCCAAGGATTCAGCGGAGTACAACAAAAAGCTGGAGGCCATCAAAAAGGTGGATAATAAAGGGCTGCGTAGCATCTGCGAGATCCTCACCCTCGATCGCAAGGGCAGCAAGAACGAGACTGTCCTGCGCGTGCTCAAATTCCTGATGGAACCGGACGAGTCGCTGTGCTTGGAGCAGggcgatgaggaggaggaggaagatcCCGAGGACGAGGATCTGGATGAAGATGACGAGGACCCGCCCAGTGAAGAGGACAAGAAGCGCAAGAGCGGAAAGTCTAGTGGCGGCTCTGGGAGAGGCTCTGCTCGCAATTCCACCGGACGTCCCCGGCGTGCGACGGCAGGAAAGA AAATGTCCGCCTATGTAGATTTCTCCAGCTCTGAGGAGAGCGAGCAGAAAGTGGCAGTTCCCAAAAGGAGACGAAATGATGACTCCGAATCGGGCTCAGAT TACAATCCTTCTGCCAATTCCGACTCCGAtggtcgtggtggtggtgctggtgcagCAGGTCGTAAAGTCCCAAGCCGCGGCGGTCGCGGTCGTCCTGCGCGCAAAAGTCGCAGAAGAAACTCTGATTccgaggaggaagaggaatCGGAAGTTTCTGAAGCCGATAGTGAT GTCCCAAAACGCAAACGTGGTTCGGTGGGAAAACGTGGGCGACCGGCAGCTCCTGCGTCAGCTGGACGAAGGGGTAGAGGGCGAGGTGCAGCTTCCCGAAAGCGTAAAGATTCAGATAGCGAGGATGAGGAGGTATCCGAGGATGAAGACGAGGAGGACGTCTCAGATTTTGCCAGCGATCAAAGCGAA GAGGAACGTCCCAAAAAGAGTAAGAAGCCCATTACGCCTGCGAAAAATAGCAAAGCTAACAACAAGTCAAAACCAGCTGGAAAGG CCGATAGTCGATCGAAAAAATCAAAGAAGGAATCGTCCGAAGAAGACGATGATGTCGATGACAAAGATGAATCCGACGAGGATGAGCCATTAACCAAAAAGGGCAAACAGGCATTCCCAACG GATGAACAAATACGCGGATATGTCAAAGAGATTCTGGATAAAGCCAATCTGGAGGAGATTACCATGAAAACCGTGTGCAAACAAGTGTATGCAAAATATCCAGACTTTGATCTAACAGACAAGAAAGACTTCATCAAGGCAACAGTGAAAGCg ttaattgCGACATAG
- the LOC122615078 gene encoding far upstream element-binding protein 3 isoform X2, whose product MSEFQQQGGINQSQALAQAIQRAKQIAAKIQPSQQGGATAGPSPPSSGGAPSYKRMNDDDDSGPERKRSLGSPEYGNHSPNMSSGSGGGGGGGGQGGASITQAIAQAAAVAARLAASAGTSCEEQIRLPESVAGAFMGRATNDTITHIQAESGVKVQVMQDQDRVIMLRGQRDTVTKGREMIQNMANRAGGGQVEVLLTINMPPPGPSGYPPYQEIMIPGAKVGLVIGKGGDTIKQLQEKTGAKMIIIQDGPNQELIKPLRISGEAQKIEHAKQMVLDLIAQKDAQAQQQGGRGGGGGGGGPGMGFNNFNNGNGGESVEVFVPKIAVGVVIGKGGDMIRKIQTECGCKLQFIQGKNDEMGDRRCVIQGTRQQVEDAKRTIDGLIENVMQRNGMNRNGNGGGGGPGGDSGNSNYGYGYGVNHAQGGREEITFLVPASKCGIVIGRGGETIKLINQQSGAHTEMDRNASNPPNEKLFKSKGTTDQVEAARQMISEKINMELNVISRKPIGAGPGGGGGNSGGGQNNSLHNQQQGGYGGQNQMQGGDPNSGAGYQQQPWGGPYGQQGWDPSGQQQQQMAMANQGAAAAGGGAGGQDYSAQWIEYYKQMGCHREAEMIEQQMKAKQSGGSSGPVQPQQQQQQAQQSQQPGGAGAGGADYSAQWAEYYRSVGKIEEAEAIEKTLKNKNGAGGQSNAPNPSQGGPNPGQQQSNPAAAAAAAAAAAAAAGGYGQSLTPSQYAQYSQYYAAAAAAGGQPQGAPQPGGGQGGGPPANYPGNYPGAGYGGYPGAPGQQQQQQKSHKNDKH is encoded by the exons ATGAGCGAGTTCCAGCAACAAGGCGGCATCAATCAATCTCAGGCACTCGCCCAGGCAATCCAGCGTGCCAAGCAG ATCGCGGCGAAGATTCAGCCGAGCCAGCAGGGCGGCGCCACAGCGGGTCCATCACCACCGTCTTCCGGTGGAGCGCCCAGCTATAAGCGAAtgaacgacgacgacgacagcgGTCCGGAGCGCAAACGCTCCTTAGGCAGTCCGGAGTACGGCAACCACAGTCCCAACATGAGCAGCGGCAGTgggggcggcggcggaggtggtGGTCAGGGCGGTGCCAGCATTACCCAGGCAATCGCCCAGGCAGCTGCGGTAGCGGCTCGTTTGGCCGCCTCGGCGGGCACAAGCTGTGAGGAGCAGATCCGACTGCCCGAATCGGTGGCCGGCGCCTTTATGGGCCGCGCCACCAATGACACCATCACCCACATCCAGGCGGAGTCCGGTGTGAAGGTGCAGGTTATGCAGGATCAAGATCGCGTGATCATGCTGCGTGGCCAAAGGGATACGGTCACCAAGGGCCGCGAAATGATTCAGAACATGGCCAATCGAGCTGGCGGTGGACAGGTGGAGGTGCTGTTGACAATCAACATGCCGCCACCGGGACCCAGCGGGTATCCGCCTTACCAGGAGATCATGATACCGGGCGCCAAGGTGGGCTTGGTCATTGGCAAGGGCGGCGACACCATTAAGCAGCTGCAGGAGAAGACCGGAGCCAAAATGATCATCATCCAGGACGGACCCAACCAGGAGCTAATCAAGCCCCTTCGCATTTCCGGCGAGGCGCAGAAGATAGAGCACGCCAAGCAGATGGTGCTCGACCTGATTGCCCAGAAGGATGCCCAGGCTCAGCAGCAGGGCGGCcgcggcggtggtggaggtggcggCGGTCCAGGCATGGGATTCAATAACTtcaacaacggcaacggcggcgAGAGCGTCGAAGTCTTTGTGCCCAAAATTGCAGTTGGTGTGGTCATCGGCAAGGGCGGCGATATGATCCGTAAAATACAAACCGAGTGCGGCTGCAAACTGCAGTTCATCCAGGGAAAGAACGACGAAATGGGTGACCGCAGGTGCGTCATTCAGGGCACTCGCCAGCAGGTCGAGGATGCCAAACGCACCATTGATGGGCTAATTGAGAACGTGATG CAACGAAACGGCATGAATCGCAACGGCaatggaggaggcggtggtcCAGGAGGAGACTCTGGCAACTCCAACTACGGCTATGGATACGGCGTTAATCACGCCCAAGGTGGACGGGAGGAAATTACATTCCTAGTTCCCGCTTCCAAATGTGGA ATTGTCATTGGTCGAGGCGGTGAGACCATCAAGCTGATCAACCAGCAATCTGGAGCGCACACCGAAATGGATCGCAATGCCAGCAATCCCCCCAATGAGAAGCTCTTCAAATCCAAGGGCACCACCGACCAGGTGGAGGCAGCCCGCCAAATGATTTCCGAGAAGATCAACATGGAGCTTAATGTCATTTCCCGCAAGCCCATCGGTGCAGGTcccggcggtggtggcggaaATTCGGGCGGTGGCCAGAACAACTCGCTCCACAATCAGCAGCAAGGCGGCTATGGCGGCCAGAATCAAATGCAGGGCGGTGATCCCAATTCTGGAGCTGGCTATCAACAACAGCCTTGGGGTGGACCATACGGTCAGCAGGGTTGGGATCCGTCCggtcaacagcagcagcaaatggccATGGCCAATCAAGGAGCCGCTGCGGCGGGCGGAGGGGCCGGTGGCCAAGACTACTCGGCGCAGTGGATAGAGTACTACAA ACAAATGGGATGCCATCGAGAGGCTGAAATGATTGAGCAGCAAATGAAGGCCAAGCAGTCGGGCGGCTCCTCAGGTCCTGTccagccgcaacagcagcaacaacaagcccaACAGTCCCAGCAGCCAGGAGGCGCCGGTGCCGGGGGAGCCGACTACAGTGCCCAATGGGCGGAGTACTATCGCAGCGTGGGCAAGATTGAAGAAGCGGAGGCCATCGAGAAGACGTTAAAGAACAAG AATGGAGCCGGTGGCCAGAGTAATGCGCCGAATCCCAGCCAAGGCGGTCCCAACCCCGGCCAGCAGCAGTCCAATCccgctgcggcagcggctgcagcagctgctgctgcagcggcggccgGTGGTTATGGCCAGAGCCTGACGCCCAGTCAGTATGCACAGTATTCGCAGTATTATGCAGCTGCGGCTGCAGCTGGTGGTCAGCCTCAGGGAGCGCCTCAGCCTGGCGGTGGGCAGGGCGGCGGTCCGCCGGCCAACTATCCTGGCAATTATCCGGGCGCTGGCTACGGCGGCTATCCCGGTGCGCcgggccaacagcagcagcagcaaaaatcGCACAAAAACGACAAACACTGA
- the LOC122612541 gene encoding protein DEK isoform X2 produces the protein MDANKAAETAAKENAADKVSDVENASAAAGVAKAEGAQPERGPKDAAESPAAADAPASAATDDVADKKAKGDSTAVSNPESDAVAADKKEKSPSPALKKSNNKDAKKEENSEKDEENTEDGDEPEEGDEKASDEEIEKKKSKSDAEDKKKEATDESKPKSGADKPKKPEPKAKNGKVAKEEDDDEEDEDDEDAEDDDGEENDGLDKNNEVAEDDENVVALAEIDRINENINKTRVDGLQTLHAICFGAQGKNNVVKKNLRSFAGFEFAKDSAEYNKKLEAIKKVDNKGLRSICEILTLDRKGSKNETVLRVLKFLMEPDESLCLEQGDEEEEEDPEDEDLDEDDEDPPSEEDKKRKSGKSSGGSGRGSARNSTGRPRRATAGKKMSAYVDFSSSEESEQKVAVPKRRRNDDSESGSDYNPSANSDSDGRGGGAGAAGRKVPSRGGRGRPARKSRRRNSDSEEEEESEVSEADSDVPKRKRGSVGKRGRPAAPASAGRRGRGRGAASRKRKDSDSEDEEVSEDEDEEDVSDFASDQSEEERPKKSKKPITPAKNSKANNKSKPAGKADSRSKKSKKESSEEDDDVDDKDESDEDEPLTKKGKQAFPTDEQIRGYVKEILDKANLEEITMKTVCKQVYAKYPDFDLTDKKDFIKATVKALIAT, from the exons GATGCTAACAAAGCGGCAGAAACGGCAGCCAAAGAAAATGCCGCCGATAAGGTAAGCGATGTGGAAAATGCATCGGCCGCCGCGGGGGTGGCGAAAGCTGAGGGGGCCCAGCCGGAAAGGGGGCCCAAAGATGCAGCCGAATCCCCCGCCGCTGCCGACGCCCCTGCCTCTGCCGCCACTGATGACGTCGCTGATAAAAAAGCCAAAGGAGACTCAACGGCAGTTTCAAATCCCGAATCGGATGcag TTGCAGCGGACAAAAAGGAGAAATCCCCCTCGCCGGCACTAAAGAAGTCCAACAATAAGGATGCTAAAAAGGAGGAGAACTCCGAAAAGGACGAAGAGAACACGGAAGACGGCGATGAACCAGAGGAGGGTGATGAGAAGGCGAGCGATGAAGAGATTGagaaaaagaaatccaaatCAGATGCAGAGGACAAGAAGAAGGAAGCCACTGATGAGTCCAAGCCAAAGTCCGGAGCCGATAAGCCTAAGAAACCCGAGCCCAAGGCCAAAAATGGCAAGGTGGCCAAAgaagaggacgacgacgaggaggacgaggatgatgaGGATGCCGAAGATGATGACGGAGAGGAGAACGATGGCCTGGACAAGAACAACGAGGTGGCCGAAGATGATGAGAATGTCGTGGCTCTAGCCGAGATTGATCGCATCAATGAGAATATCAATAAGACTCGTGTAGATGGCCTGCAAACATTGCATGCG ATCTGCTTTGGCGCCCAGGGCAAGAACAATGTGGTCAAGAAGAACTTGCGCTCCTTTGCCGGTTTCGAGTTTGCCAAGGATTCAGCGGAGTACAACAAAAAGCTGGAGGCCATCAAAAAGGTGGATAATAAAGGGCTGCGTAGCATCTGCGAGATCCTCACCCTCGATCGCAAGGGCAGCAAGAACGAGACTGTCCTGCGCGTGCTCAAATTCCTGATGGAACCGGACGAGTCGCTGTGCTTGGAGCAGggcgatgaggaggaggaggaagatcCCGAGGACGAGGATCTGGATGAAGATGACGAGGACCCGCCCAGTGAAGAGGACAAGAAGCGCAAGAGCGGAAAGTCTAGTGGCGGCTCTGGGAGAGGCTCTGCTCGCAATTCCACCGGACGTCCCCGGCGTGCGACGGCAGGAAAGA AAATGTCCGCCTATGTAGATTTCTCCAGCTCTGAGGAGAGCGAGCAGAAAGTGGCAGTTCCCAAAAGGAGACGAAATGATGACTCCGAATCGGGCTCAGAT TACAATCCTTCTGCCAATTCCGACTCCGAtggtcgtggtggtggtgctggtgcagCAGGTCGTAAAGTCCCAAGCCGCGGCGGTCGCGGTCGTCCTGCGCGCAAAAGTCGCAGAAGAAACTCTGATTccgaggaggaagaggaatCGGAAGTTTCTGAAGCCGATAGTGAT GTCCCAAAACGCAAACGTGGTTCGGTGGGAAAACGTGGGCGACCGGCAGCTCCTGCGTCAGCTGGACGAAGGGGTAGAGGGCGAGGTGCAGCTTCCCGAAAGCGTAAAGATTCAGATAGCGAGGATGAGGAGGTATCCGAGGATGAAGACGAGGAGGACGTCTCAGATTTTGCCAGCGATCAAAGCGAA GAGGAACGTCCCAAAAAGAGTAAGAAGCCCATTACGCCTGCGAAAAATAGCAAAGCTAACAACAAGTCAAAACCAGCTGGAAAGG CCGATAGTCGATCGAAAAAATCAAAGAAGGAATCGTCCGAAGAAGACGATGATGTCGATGACAAAGATGAATCCGACGAGGATGAGCCATTAACCAAAAAGGGCAAACAGGCATTCCCAACG GATGAACAAATACGCGGATATGTCAAAGAGATTCTGGATAAAGCCAATCTGGAGGAGATTACCATGAAAACCGTGTGCAAACAAGTGTATGCAAAATATCCAGACTTTGATCTAACAGACAAGAAAGACTTCATCAAGGCAACAGTGAAAGCg ttaattgCGACATAG
- the LOC122615078 gene encoding far upstream element-binding protein 3 isoform X1, which produces MSEFQQQGGINQSQALAQAIQRAKQIAAKIQPSQQGGATAGPSPPSSGGAPSYKRMNDDDDSGPERKRSLGSPEYGNHSPNMSSGSGGGGGGGGQGGASITQAIAQAAAVAARLAASAGTSCEEQIRLPESVAGAFMGRATNDTITHIQAESGVKVQVMQDQDRVIMLRGQRDTVTKGREMIQNMANRAGGGQVEVLLTINMPPPGPSGYPPYQEIMIPGAKVGLVIGKGGDTIKQLQEKTGAKMIIIQDGPNQELIKPLRISGEAQKIEHAKQMVLDLIAQKDAQAQQQGGRGGGGGGGGPGMGFNNFNNGNGGESVEVFVPKIAVGVVIGKGGDMIRKIQTECGCKLQFIQGKNDEMGDRRCVIQGTRQQVEDAKRTIDGLIENVMQRNGMNRNGNGGGGGPGGDSGNSNYGYGYGVNHAQGGREEITFLVPASKCGIVIGRGGETIKLINQQSGAHTEMDRNASNPPNEKLFKSKGTTDQVEAARQMISEKINMELNVISRKPIGAGPGGGGGNSGGGQNNSLHNQQQGGYGGQNQMQGGDPNSGAGYQQQPWGGPYGQQGWDPSGQQQQQMAMANQGAAAAGGGAGGQDYSAQWIEYYKQMGCHREAEMIEQQMKAKQSGGSSGPVQPQQQQQQAQQSQQPGGAGAGGADYSAQWAEYYRSVGKIEEAEAIEKTLKNKQQNGAGGQSNAPNPSQGGPNPGQQQSNPAAAAAAAAAAAAAAGGYGQSLTPSQYAQYSQYYAAAAAAGGQPQGAPQPGGGQGGGPPANYPGNYPGAGYGGYPGAPGQQQQQQKSHKNDKH; this is translated from the exons ATGAGCGAGTTCCAGCAACAAGGCGGCATCAATCAATCTCAGGCACTCGCCCAGGCAATCCAGCGTGCCAAGCAG ATCGCGGCGAAGATTCAGCCGAGCCAGCAGGGCGGCGCCACAGCGGGTCCATCACCACCGTCTTCCGGTGGAGCGCCCAGCTATAAGCGAAtgaacgacgacgacgacagcgGTCCGGAGCGCAAACGCTCCTTAGGCAGTCCGGAGTACGGCAACCACAGTCCCAACATGAGCAGCGGCAGTgggggcggcggcggaggtggtGGTCAGGGCGGTGCCAGCATTACCCAGGCAATCGCCCAGGCAGCTGCGGTAGCGGCTCGTTTGGCCGCCTCGGCGGGCACAAGCTGTGAGGAGCAGATCCGACTGCCCGAATCGGTGGCCGGCGCCTTTATGGGCCGCGCCACCAATGACACCATCACCCACATCCAGGCGGAGTCCGGTGTGAAGGTGCAGGTTATGCAGGATCAAGATCGCGTGATCATGCTGCGTGGCCAAAGGGATACGGTCACCAAGGGCCGCGAAATGATTCAGAACATGGCCAATCGAGCTGGCGGTGGACAGGTGGAGGTGCTGTTGACAATCAACATGCCGCCACCGGGACCCAGCGGGTATCCGCCTTACCAGGAGATCATGATACCGGGCGCCAAGGTGGGCTTGGTCATTGGCAAGGGCGGCGACACCATTAAGCAGCTGCAGGAGAAGACCGGAGCCAAAATGATCATCATCCAGGACGGACCCAACCAGGAGCTAATCAAGCCCCTTCGCATTTCCGGCGAGGCGCAGAAGATAGAGCACGCCAAGCAGATGGTGCTCGACCTGATTGCCCAGAAGGATGCCCAGGCTCAGCAGCAGGGCGGCcgcggcggtggtggaggtggcggCGGTCCAGGCATGGGATTCAATAACTtcaacaacggcaacggcggcgAGAGCGTCGAAGTCTTTGTGCCCAAAATTGCAGTTGGTGTGGTCATCGGCAAGGGCGGCGATATGATCCGTAAAATACAAACCGAGTGCGGCTGCAAACTGCAGTTCATCCAGGGAAAGAACGACGAAATGGGTGACCGCAGGTGCGTCATTCAGGGCACTCGCCAGCAGGTCGAGGATGCCAAACGCACCATTGATGGGCTAATTGAGAACGTGATG CAACGAAACGGCATGAATCGCAACGGCaatggaggaggcggtggtcCAGGAGGAGACTCTGGCAACTCCAACTACGGCTATGGATACGGCGTTAATCACGCCCAAGGTGGACGGGAGGAAATTACATTCCTAGTTCCCGCTTCCAAATGTGGA ATTGTCATTGGTCGAGGCGGTGAGACCATCAAGCTGATCAACCAGCAATCTGGAGCGCACACCGAAATGGATCGCAATGCCAGCAATCCCCCCAATGAGAAGCTCTTCAAATCCAAGGGCACCACCGACCAGGTGGAGGCAGCCCGCCAAATGATTTCCGAGAAGATCAACATGGAGCTTAATGTCATTTCCCGCAAGCCCATCGGTGCAGGTcccggcggtggtggcggaaATTCGGGCGGTGGCCAGAACAACTCGCTCCACAATCAGCAGCAAGGCGGCTATGGCGGCCAGAATCAAATGCAGGGCGGTGATCCCAATTCTGGAGCTGGCTATCAACAACAGCCTTGGGGTGGACCATACGGTCAGCAGGGTTGGGATCCGTCCggtcaacagcagcagcaaatggccATGGCCAATCAAGGAGCCGCTGCGGCGGGCGGAGGGGCCGGTGGCCAAGACTACTCGGCGCAGTGGATAGAGTACTACAA ACAAATGGGATGCCATCGAGAGGCTGAAATGATTGAGCAGCAAATGAAGGCCAAGCAGTCGGGCGGCTCCTCAGGTCCTGTccagccgcaacagcagcaacaacaagcccaACAGTCCCAGCAGCCAGGAGGCGCCGGTGCCGGGGGAGCCGACTACAGTGCCCAATGGGCGGAGTACTATCGCAGCGTGGGCAAGATTGAAGAAGCGGAGGCCATCGAGAAGACGTTAAAGAACAAG CAACAGAATGGAGCCGGTGGCCAGAGTAATGCGCCGAATCCCAGCCAAGGCGGTCCCAACCCCGGCCAGCAGCAGTCCAATCccgctgcggcagcggctgcagcagctgctgctgcagcggcggccgGTGGTTATGGCCAGAGCCTGACGCCCAGTCAGTATGCACAGTATTCGCAGTATTATGCAGCTGCGGCTGCAGCTGGTGGTCAGCCTCAGGGAGCGCCTCAGCCTGGCGGTGGGCAGGGCGGCGGTCCGCCGGCCAACTATCCTGGCAATTATCCGGGCGCTGGCTACGGCGGCTATCCCGGTGCGCcgggccaacagcagcagcagcaaaaatcGCACAAAAACGACAAACACTGA